One segment of Bacteroides caecimuris DNA contains the following:
- a CDS encoding PKD-like family lipoprotein, with amino-acid sequence MKKNNITQLIILLLPNILWFTSCYEDKSSFVTNLIPEVQISINDKNQENSIYVGYQSPVDIVPSITQDGFDGSNLRYEWAVTEEPSTSNPVYEIIGTEKDFHGIINRPISNGAYTLKLTVTDVANDNLQYIYSWELYVQSSFLDGLLIADSENGTTTDFTLINNSQITNQYTKEERIFRHILETANGAAYDELLTSLTYEVMGNTAILGSSHLNQIWAISSTGKSIRFNCEDYSINGTWEDEKIFLYCPTDFQIKSYIRSSQLFIAYTNNGLYSFLNVAGNKFSMPNSVFNGFEINNNVYAANSSYSIGDNHLVWLDKPKGAFYSLNGTSYNTCTPYISNPDFDPNDMGSQTAIAATSSQDGSLATFLLKDDNSGNYAIYTLSQYKAEEGHYEDPDNWEGWIVTSPEQPAAAKNKYIIPAAGKNLLDKAVSIFFGHTNNVLYVVTDAAIYSFTYGMGNEVSVSTTSQFTPSNGEKITKAKLYQQGQYTNQLDVMTGNPPTISPNAWNNKALIIVTQSAEFNGKVSIVPMKQAGAGTLDVSQALVYDGFGKILDVTTTGY; translated from the coding sequence ATGAAGAAAAATAATATAACTCAATTAATAATATTATTGCTGCCTAATATTCTCTGGTTTACTTCTTGTTATGAGGATAAAAGTTCATTTGTAACAAACCTTATTCCAGAAGTACAAATTAGTATAAACGATAAAAATCAAGAAAATTCAATATACGTAGGTTATCAATCTCCTGTCGATATTGTACCATCTATTACCCAAGATGGTTTTGATGGTTCTAATTTGCGCTATGAATGGGCTGTAACCGAGGAACCCTCAACTAGCAATCCTGTTTATGAAATTATTGGTACAGAAAAAGACTTTCATGGTATTATAAATCGTCCTATATCAAATGGAGCCTATACGTTAAAATTGACTGTAACAGATGTAGCAAATGATAACTTACAATATATTTATTCTTGGGAATTATATGTACAAAGTAGCTTTCTAGACGGATTGTTAATCGCAGATAGTGAAAACGGAACAACAACAGATTTCACTTTGATTAACAATTCTCAAATAACAAATCAATATACAAAAGAAGAAAGAATATTTCGTCACATACTAGAAACTGCTAATGGAGCAGCATATGATGAATTATTAACTTCATTAACCTATGAGGTGATGGGGAACACAGCAATACTTGGTAGTTCTCACTTAAATCAGATTTGGGCTATTTCTTCCACAGGAAAAAGCATTCGTTTCAACTGTGAGGACTATTCAATAAACGGGACATGGGAAGATGAAAAAATATTTTTATATTGCCCCACCGATTTCCAAATAAAATCTTATATTCGTTCTTCACAACTTTTCATCGCTTATACAAATAATGGACTATATTCATTCTTAAACGTAGCAGGTAATAAATTCTCTATGCCTAATTCTGTTTTTAATGGATTTGAAATCAATAACAATGTATATGCAGCAAATTCTTCATATAGTATTGGTGACAATCATTTAGTATGGTTAGATAAACCCAAAGGTGCCTTTTATTCCTTAAATGGCACGAGTTATAACACATGTACTCCGTATATCTCAAATCCAGATTTCGATCCTAATGACATGGGGAGTCAAACAGCTATTGCCGCAACAAGTTCTCAAGATGGCTCATTGGCCACTTTCTTACTTAAAGACGATAATAGTGGAAATTATGCTATTTACACTTTAAGCCAATATAAAGCAGAAGAAGGACATTATGAAGATCCTGATAATTGGGAGGGATGGATTGTGACTTCACCAGAACAACCAGCAGCTGCAAAAAACAAATATATTATTCCAGCGGCAGGCAAAAACTTATTAGACAAAGCTGTATCTATTTTCTTCGGACATACAAATAATGTATTATATGTAGTAACAGATGCAGCTATATATTCATTCACATATGGTATGGGAAATGAAGTATCTGTCTCCACCACCTCACAGTTTACCCCCAGTAACGGAGAAAAAATCACAAAAGCCAAGCTATATCAACAAGGACAATACACTAATCAATTAGATGTAATGACTGGTAATCCACCAACTATTTCCCCCAATGCATGGAATAACAAAGCCCTCATTATTGTGACACAATCCGCAGAATTTAACGGAAAAGTTTCAATAGTTCCGATGAAACAGGCCGGTGCAGGTACCTTGGACGTATCCCAAGCACTTGTTTATGATGGTTTTGGCAAAATTCTAGATGTAACGACAACAGGATATTAA